Proteins from a genomic interval of Plasmodium reichenowi strain SY57 chromosome 13, whole genome shotgun sequence:
- a CDS encoding hypothetical protein (conserved Plasmodium protein, unknown function), producing the protein MACCSRNIINKVNTKRRSNILSERKNEYGKDDVNELITICDNKVSVVNILKKGNEQMTKIKGQNENIIRKSIPSKSNILKYYEANFLKDKKNRNNNNSTLIENKNQKDKKRQINKLGEQDSNNEELSSKEVFSKLKTKEKLQVLDEVEKQLKEFMKDEKFNMHNDIIFLNIYSLTHKRIYSILNKKSNKEEYYSCNEILEMILKGDLHKNCLIKRKSDSQYFTLKEKISEIHFLKYLELQYYLKKQKKEYHMKSKLENNFDKENTLYLKFSESLLGEKVKSIRNFLISPYDKDVVEVILIPKHKNLDKFSGYHKIVSNLFITKYISVYFYHIIEKKMEKYNLIKKNGPIYIKMKLKTNYPLAIQTIFRYIFDKTFKLHDLDFKLLVTVYIECIHFKIFSIINDITNAIGEKANFNNIVQVLNMSSIFKKTPIFNDFARIISDSAFYLFASDYHYLLDVEIYSFFLSLDNIMINEMRIFIESIKFIIVNNCHMKEQKQVFENIRFNLLNNEHIYEIQQYIKNCFKDIMHNKYDRSNFICMRYNKPKEKNEYDNTQKKTDNNLNEVSENKLVASDNKEMPNIKKCNLSFLKEIKKLNKVYKNINNESFEPPNWNTTEKQEISNKKLTECMNNIYNILFDNLFKKILNKEIKHRYNIWNENKDFECINNFTNENYSIQLIKRKSKEQKYAFTYGDERLINECKLFFEIIKCKNSNLSIGIILKSNELYNSKQQQDYSKISNILTEYNDHLVIYFDFFVNDFYVCNINYKNSTLINKTKLNIYTHENKITNKDMIEYSISVINHTLNIDIKILPNNICFNYSLSILKPKTLLGNIIKKPFINIKPFFMLKDSYDSICIPCIKFKKNI; encoded by the exons ATGGCTTGTTGTTCTAgaaacataataaataaagttAACACAAAGAGAAGAAGCAATATTCTGAgtgaaagaaaaaatgaatatggTAAAGATGACGTGAATGAATTAATTACTATATGTGATAATAAGGTATCTgttgtaaatatattaaaaaaaggtAATGAACAAAtgacaaaaataaaaggaCAAAATGAGAATATTATTAGGAAATCTATTCCTTCTAAATcgaatatattaaaatattacgaagcgaattttttaaaagacaaaaaaaatagaaataataataacagTACTTTAATAGAGAACAAAAACCAAAAAGATAAGAAAAGacaaattaataaattagGTGAACAAGATAGtaataatgaagaattATCTTCAAAAGAAGTTTTTTCCAAGCtaaaaacaaaagaaaaattgCAAGTATTAGATGAAGTGGAAAAACAACTTAAAGAATTTATGAAGGATGAAAAATTCAATATGCACAATGATATCATatttcttaatatatattcccTAACGCATAAACGAATATATTccatattaaataaaaaaagcAATAAGGAG GAATACTATAGCTGTAATGAAATTTTAGAAATGATATTAAAAGGAGATCTACATAAAAATTGTCtcataaaaagaaaatctGATTCGCAATATTTTActttaaaagaaaaaataagcgaaattcattttttaaaatatcttgagttacaatattatttgaaaaaacaaaaaaaggAGTATCATATGAAATCCaaattagaaaataattttgataaAGAAAACACATTATATCTAAAATTTAGTGAATCTTTATTAGGAGAAAAAGTAAAGTCTATAAGAAATTTCCTCATATCTCCTTATGATAAAGATGTGGTAGAAGTTATATTAATACCAAAGCACAAAAATTTGGATAAATTTTCTGGATATCATAAAATTGTTTCcaatttatttataactaaatatatttctgtatatttttatcatattatagaaaaaaaaatggaaaagtataatttaataaaaaaaaatggtcctatttatataaaaatgaaattaaaaacaaattatcCTCTAGCTATCCAAACCATttttagatatatattcgataaaacatttaaatTACATGATTTAGATTTTAAACTTTTAGTTACCGTATATATAGAATgtatacattttaaaatttttagtataataaatgatataacAAATGCAATTGGTGAAAAGGCAAactttaataatatagtaCAAGTGTTAAATATGTCTtccatttttaaaaaaacacCTATTTTCAATGATTTTGCACGTATTATTTCAGACTCTGCATTTTACCTATTTGCCA gtGATTATCACTATTTATTAGATGTAGAAATATACAGCTTTTTTCTAAGTcttgataatataatgataaacGAAATGCGAATTTTTATCGAATCAATAAAATTCATTATTGTAAATAATTGTCATATGAAAGAACAGAAGCAAGTTTTTGAAAACATTCGATtcaatttattaaataatgaacaTATCTATGAAATACaacaatatattaaaaattgtTTTAAAGACATTATgcataataaatatgatagAAGCAATTTTATCTGCATGCGATATAATAAACCAAAAGAAAAGAACGAATATGATAATACCCAAAAAAAAACTGAcaataatttaaatgaagTTAGTGAGAATAAATTAGTAGCATCtgataataaagaaatgccgaatataaaaaaatgtaatttatcatttttaaaagaaataaaaaaattgaataaagtttataaaaatataaataatgaatcTTTTGAACCTCCAAATTGGAATACTACAGAAAAACAAGAAATTTCCAATAAGAAACTTACAGAAtgtatgaataatatttataacatattatttgataatttatttaaaaaaatattaaataaagaaataaaacatagatataatatttggaatgaaaataaagattttgaatgtattaataattttacaaatgaaaattattctattcaattaataaaaagaaaaagtaaagaacaaaaatatGCATTTACATATGGAGATGAAAGGCTAATAAATGAatgtaaattattttttgaaattataaaatgtaaaaacAGTAACTTATCTATTGGTATCATATTAAAATcaaatgaattatataattctaaACAACAACAAGATTATAGTAAaatatcaaatatattaacagAATATAATGACCATTtagttatatattttgacttttttgtaaatgatttttatgtatgtaatataaattataaaaattcaacattaataaataaaacaaaattaaatatatatacacatgaaaataaaataacaaataaagATATGATTGAATATAGCATAAGTGTTATTAATCACACTCTTAATATAGATATCAAAATTCTACctaataatatttgtttCAATTATTCTTTGTCAATTTTAAAACCAAAAACACTTTTAGGAAATATAATTAAGAAAccatttattaatataaaaccCTTTTTTATGCTTAAAGATTCTTATGATTCTATATGTATACCTTGCAtcaaatttaaaaaaaatatttaa
- a CDS encoding nicotinate-nucleotide adenylyltransferase, putative — protein MHKNICIYGGSFDPITYAHEMVLDKISNLNWIHEIWVVICRCRNDKTLTEFHHRHNMFTIIINNSSKIIKSKIFLKDLESHSEMTPTYDLLKTQKELHPNYTFYFGLGSDLICDIFSWDEGEKLVLENAFIIIERGHFKIDESILKKFPKYYLINIPKLSFINFISSSEARKFLTKENDINDIKKYIHPLTIDYIIKYNLYDFN, from the coding sequence ATGCATAagaatatatgtatatatggAGGGTCCTTTGATCCAATTACATATGCTCACGAAATGGTTCTTGATAAAATTAGTAATTTAAACTGGATTCATGAAATATGGGTAGTTATATGTAGATGTAGAAATGATAAAACCTTAACAGAATTTCATCACAGACATAACATGTTTaccataataataaataattcatctaaaataataaaaagtaaaatatttttaaaagatcTTGAATCTCATAGTGAAATGACTCCAACttatgatttattaaaaacTCAAAAAGAATTACATCCTAATTACACCTTTTACTTTGGTCTTGGATCAGATTTGATATgtgatatattttcatgGGATGAAGGCGAAAAACTAGTTTTAGAAAATgcatttataattattgaAAGAGGTCACTTTAAAATAGATGAAAGtatattaaagaaatttccaaaatattatttaattaatatacccaaattatcttttatcaattttatttcatcaAGTGAAGCCAGAAAATTTTTAACCaaagaaaatgatataaatgatataaaaaaatatattcacCCCCTTACTAttgattatattataaagtATAACTTATATGATTTTAATTAG
- a CDS encoding regulator of nonsense transcripts 3B, putative: YKILLRKVESKEEKENKKDTNETKKKEEESKHYEDRHYRKNDIKHYEENEKTIKSKMHYNSRNRYYDKYSMSYSRYDEKLNKQHSSEKKKDVLVPLLEQASINIKKKKIIIRKLPPTLTEENFFDSFSNNIKDELDYYYFVNGSASKDSSNDIIYSRMYLSFKDDMKTDEFIRTQNGKFFYDLNGVKYKALVSFAPNQTLIKKNKPDSRNNTLESDEYFLKCCEEMNNPVQRVKKDIDYSELINVQTENGAILSPIVIELRSKKKK; this comes from the coding sequence tataaaatattattaagaaAAGTTGAGTCTAAAGAAGAGAAAGAGAATAAAAAAGACACTAATGAAACgaagaaaaaagaagaagaatCAAAACATTATGAAGATAGGCattatagaaaaaatgatatcaaacattatgaagaaaatgaaaaaacgataaaaagtaaaatgCATTATAATTCAAGGAATAGgtattatgataaatattctATGTCGTATTCTAGatatgatgaaaaattaaataaacaaCATTCATccgaaaaaaaaaaagatgtATTAGTACCTTTATTAGAACAAGCaagtataaatataaaaaaaaaaaaaatcattatAAGAAAGTTACCTCCAACATTAACTGAAGAAAACTTTTTTGATTCattttcaaataatataaaagatgaattagattattattattttgtaaatgGAAGTGCATCAAAAGATTCTTCCaatgatattatttattcacgtatgtatttatcttttaaagATGATATGAAAACAGATGAGTTTATAAGAACTCAAAATGggaaatttttttatgatttaaatggagtaaaatataaagcTCTTGTATCATTTGCACCAAATCAaacattaataaaaaagaataaacCTGATAGTAGAAATAATACCCTAGAATCagatgaatattttttaaaatgttgTGAAGAAATGAATAATCCTGTTCAACGCgttaaaaaagatatagaTTATTCTGAACTTATTAATGTACAGACCGAAAATGGTGCTATATTATCACCTATTGTTATAGAATTAAGAagtaagaaaaaaaaataa
- a CDS encoding ribose-phosphate pyrophosphokinase, putative has product MIYKFYNCSRKLYEHTEKLKYFITKNQLVNTYQNKFQKSIYFVYKNGNNGGFNEYTVFLNNENKHYNDRKSNFRMHSIVFANVLGLAVHVKKDENYENENINFINNELLTTDSTVNINENVIRKNEFSFIGKNKLFGNSNDNNTKQSDNVLKGNNKNGSKNDKYEYYQELSEYSNMQIFSSNSHHELANEICSNLGIGLGRAYVGKFSDGEIALQIMDEVRGRDIYIIHSTPAGGKDVHSRLMELFLFISTLRRSSAKKVTAVIPYLNYSRQTKHLDDHNYVHSLGAPEIAILLQACGVDSIISVDLHNARIEGFSTGKKFQPPLMNINPQSLAVEYFKKKKLRNPVVVSIDNEGAERTKEFWIRMNKHSMNAGFTTLVSSNYNEINSREGYPVNDSYESNDFKNNRMNLHNEDNKKNNTNALNNSKIVDKKENDMYDKEKFTIVGDIKGCDCILVDDIIDTGEKSQKVAAILKNAGARKIYLYATHAILSDGCIEKINNSCIDEVVTTNTIHIPSNICCEKLHILSVAKLVAEGIKRAHNEQSLNALEDFSDGQIEMKV; this is encoded by the coding sequence atgatttaCAAATTTTACAATTGCTCAAGGAAGTTGTATGAGCACACAgagaaattaaaatattttataacaaaaaatcAATTAGTAAATACTTATCAAAATAAGTTTCAGAAAAGTATCTATTTTGTTTACAAAAATGGAAATAATGGGGGTTTTAATGAATATACcgtatttttaaataacGAGAATAAACATTATAATGATAGAAAAAGTAACTTTAGAATGCATTCTATTGTGTTTGCAAACGTATTAGGTTTAGCAGTTCATGTAAAGAAAGATGAAAATTACGAAAAcgaaaatataaattttataaataatgaacTATTAACAACTGATTCAActgtaaatataaatgaaaatgttataagaaaaaatgaatttagTTTTATaggtaaaaataaattattcggtaattcaaatgataataataccAAACAATCAGATAATGTCTTaaaaggaaataataagaatggttcaaaaaatgataaatatgaatattatcAAGAATTAAGTGAATATAGCAATATGCAAATATTTTCTAGTAATAGTCACCATGAATTGGCAAATGAAATATGTTCCAATTTAGGTATAGGTTTGGGCAGAGCTTATGTTGGAAAATTTAGTGATGGAGAAATAGCTCTTCAAATAATGGACGAGGTTAGAGGAAGagatatttatataatccATTCAACTCCAGCAGGGGGAAAAGACGTCCATTCGCGTTTAATggaattatttttatttatatcaacCTTACGAAGATCATCTGCCAAAAAGGTAACGGCAGTTATACCATATTTAAATTACTCAAGACAAACTAAACATTTAGATGACCATAATTATGTTCATTCCTTAGGAGCCCCAGAAATAGCTATTTTGTTACAGGCTTGCGGAGTTGATTCAATAATTTCTGTTGATTTACACAATGCAAGGATTGAAGGGTTTTCTACAGGGAAAAAATTTCAACCTCCACTTATGAACATTAATCCTCAATCATTGGCTgttgaatattttaaaaaaaaaaaacttcGAAATCCAGTTGTTGTATCTATTGACAACGAAGGTGCTGAAAGAACCAAAGAATTTTGGATTAGAATGAATAAGCACTCCATGAACGCAGGTTTTACTACTCTTGTTTCTagtaattataatgaaattaaTAGTAGAGAAGGTTATCCAGTTAATGATTCATATGAATCAAATGATTTCAAAAATAATCGTATGAATTTACATAATGAGgataacaaaaaaaataatactaATGCTTTAAATAATTCTAAAATTGtagataaaaaagaaaatgatatgTATGATAAGGAAAAATTTACCATAGTTGGAGATATTAAGGGATGTGATTGTATTTTAGTAGATGATATTATTGATACAGGAGAAAAATCTCAAAAAGTTGCTGctattttaaaaaatgcAGGAGCTcgtaaaatatatttatatgctACTCATGCCATATTATCTGATGGTTGcattgaaaaaattaataattcatGTATAGATGAAGTTGTAACTACAAATACCATACACATTCCAAGTAATATATGTTGTGAAAAATTGCATATCTTGTCAGTTGCAAAATTAGTAGCCGAAGGAATTAAAAGGGCTCATAATGAACAATCATTAAATGCATTAGAAGATTTTTCTGATGGACAAATAGAAATGAAAGTATag
- a CDS encoding hypothetical protein (conserved Plasmodium protein, unknown function) yields MNFDDFVNILYEKNVFDDENSEYIKNTILPFLVPLIKLVNDEKEKHKYFNLIYNKNEKELLSNMLEEKKETNIEQVDIFSTDKFNTNPTELFDIQKEVIKRYIKINPILLLSEYLMEEYKSKNHNDNNNNEIKEKNSY; encoded by the exons ATGAATTTTGACGATTTTGTtaacattttatatgaaaaaaatgtatttgatgatgaaaattcagaatatattaagaatACAATTCTCCCCTTTTTAGTACCA CTCATTAAATTAGTAAACgatgaaaaagaaaaacacaaatatttcaatctaatttataataaaaacgaaaaagaattattatctaATATGCTTGAAGAAAa GAAGGAAACCAATATTG AACAGGTAGACATATTTTCAACGGACAAATTCAATACAAATCCTACAGAGTTATTTGATATACAGAAAGAA GTTATTAAAcgatatataaaaataaatccTATTTTATTACTTAGTGAATATCTCATGGAAGAATATAAATCTAAAAACCATAATGATAACAATAACaatgaaataaaagaaaaaaacagttattaa